Proteins encoded in a region of the Diospyros lotus cultivar Yz01 chromosome 9, ASM1463336v1, whole genome shotgun sequence genome:
- the LOC127809415 gene encoding putative pentatricopeptide repeat-containing protein At5g13230, mitochondrial, which produces MIRHLCCRTLSKQCKTYSWVRFSLCGFSTHVALATEELMVCAMPPPLEFGSHAYAGMLQNCIRNGDPTNGKALHCDILKRGDCLDIFASNVLLNMYVKSDLLSDARQLFDAMAERNTISYVTLIQGLAQSLRFVEAVELFVRLHREGHEMNPFVFTTILKLLASMEWAELGGSVHAFIYKLGHGSNEFVGTALIDAYSVCGLVVAAREVFDAIAYKDMVSWTGMVACFAENEFFEEALELFGLMRMVGLKPNNFTLVSVFKACLGLEAAEVGRSVHACALKMRYEMDPYVGASLLDLYTKSGHIGDAQLVFEEIPKNDVIPWSFMIARYAQTDHSMEAIELFCRMRQTLVIPNQFTFSSVLQACASMVAFDLGKQVHCHVLKVGLDSDVFASNALMDVYAKCGKMEDSLQLFLESKNRNVVTWNTLIVGYVQLGEGEKAFDLFQHMLEHQVGATEVTYSSVLRASAGLAALDPGTQIHSQTIKTNYDKDVAVGNALIDMYAKCGSIKDASAVFGTMSKRDVVSWNAMISGYSMNGLGGEALGIFEEMQKSEIEPNKLTFVGVLSACSNTGLLDKGQDYFISMVGDYGIEPCVEHYTCMVGLLGRLGHLDRAAKLIEEMPFEPSVMVWRALLGACVIHKDIELGRIAATRVLEMEPQDDAAHVLLANMYATARRWEKVASVRKNMKKRGVKKEPGLSWIEIQGIVHCFIVGDASHPDTKLIYGMLEWLNMKTKKAGFVANCSAVLLDVEDDEKARLLWVHSERLALAFGLIRTSFGLPIRIIKNLRICPDCHAAIKCISKVVQREIVIRDINRFHHFRGGVCSCGDYW; this is translated from the coding sequence ATGATTAGACATCTCTGTTGCAGGACATTGTCAAAGCAATGCAAAACCTACAGCTGGGTTCGTTTTTCGCTTTGTGGATTCTCAACCCATGTTGCCCTTGCAACCGAAGAACTCATGGTCTGCGCCATGCCACCGCCCTTGGAGTTCGGTTCTCATGCTTACGCCGGTATGCTCCAGAATTGCATCAGAAATGGCGACCCCACAAATGGAAAAGCCCTCCACTGTGACATCTTGAAGAGAGGTGATTGTTTGGACATATTTGCATCAAATGTGCTCCTCAACATGTATGTCAAATCGGACCTCTTGTCGGATGCACGCCAACTGTTCGACGCAATGGCTGAAAGAAATACCATTTCGTATGTTACGCTGATTCAGGGGCTTGCCCAGTCTTTGCGGTTTGTGGAGGCTGTTGAGTTGTTTGTCCGATTGCATAGAGAAGGTCACGAGATGAACCCATTTGTATTCACTACCATTCTGAAGTTGCTTGCGAGTATGGAGTGGGCAGAGTTGGGTGGCAGCGTGCATGCCTTTATATATAAACTTGGGCACGGCTCGAATGAGTTTGTAGGAACCGCTCTTATTGACGCCTATTCAGTTTGTGGCCTTGTTGTGGCTGCTAGAGAAGTATTCGATGCAATTGCTTACAAGGACATGGTTTCTTGGACTGGGATGGTGGCATGCTTtgctgaaaatgaattttttgaagaaGCATTGGAATTATTTGGTCTGATGAGGATGGTGGGGTTGAAGCCGAACAATTTTACCCTCGTGAGTGTGTTTAAAGCCTGCCTCGGCCTAGAGGCCGCTGAGGTGGGTAGGAGTGTTCATGCATGTGCTTTAAAAATGCGTTATGAGATGGATCCCTATGTAGGCGCCTCTCTGCTTGACTTGTACACTAAATCTGGACATATTGGGGATGCTCAGCTAGTATTCGAAGAGATTCCTAAGAATGATGTTATTCCTTGGAGTTTTATGATTGCCAGATACGCTCAGACTGACCACAGCATGGAGGCCATTGAACTGTTTTGTCGAATGAGGCAAACTTTGGTTATTCCTAACCAGTTTACTTTTTCTAGCGTGTTGCAAGCATGCGCATCCATGGTGGCCTTCGACTTGGGGAAGCAAGTCCATTGTCACGTACTGAAGGTTGGTCTTGATTCGGATGTATTCGCTTCCAATGCTCTGATGGACGTCTATGCCAAATGTGGAAAGATGGAGGATTCACTGCAACTATTTTTGGAGTCGAAAAACAGAAATGTTGTAACTTGGAACACTTTGATTGTGGGCTATGTACAATTAGGAGAGGGAGAAAAGGCATTTGATCTGTTTCAACATATGCTCGAACACCAAGTGGGAGCAACTGAGGTAACGTATTCTAGTGTTCTTCGTGCTTCTGCTGGCTTAGCAGCCTTGGATCCGGGTACTCAAATTCATTCGCAGACTATTAAGACCAACTATGACAAAGATGTAGCCGTTGGCAATGCTTTGATCGACATGTACGCCAAGTGTGGTAGCATTAAGGATGCCTCTGCTGTTTTTGGCACGATGAGCAAGCGGGACGTAGTATCATGGAATGCCATGATATCAGGATACTCCATGAATGGTCTGGGCGGCGAGGCTCTGGGCATTTTTGAGGAGATGcaaaaatctgaaattgaacccAACAAGTTGACATTCGTTGGCGTCCTTTCAGCCTGTAGCAACACGGGATTGTTAGACAAAGGTCAAGATTACTTCATTTCCATGGTGGGCGACTACGGCATTGAACCCTGTGTCGAACACTATACTTGTATGGTAGGACTTCTGGGGCGATTGGGTCATCTTGACAGGGCTGCTAAGCTGATCGAGGAAATGCCCTTTGAGCCAAGCGTCATGGTTTGGCGCGCTTTGCTCGGGGCTTGTGTTATTCACAAGGACATTGAGCTCGGGAGAATTGCAGCCACGCGAGTGCTCGAGATGGAACCACAAGATGACGCTGCGCATGTTTTGCTCGCCAACATGTATGCGACAGCACGACGATGGGAGAAGGTAGCTTCTGTCCGGAAAAACATGAAGAAGAGAGGAGTAAAGAAAGAACCAGGTCTAAGCTGGATTGAGATCCAAGGCATAGTCCATTGTTTCATCGTTGGGGATGCTTCACACCCTGACACAAAACTAATTTACGGCATGCTGGAGTGGCTAAACATGAAGACCAAGAAGGCTGGATTTGTGGCCAATTGCAGTGCTGTGTTGCTTGATGTAGAGGACGATGAAAAGGCGAGGCTCTTGTGGGTTCACAGTGAAAGATTGGCTCTGGCTTTCGGGCTTATTAGGACATCGTTTGGACTCCCCATTCGGATCATAAAGAACCTCCGAATATGTCCGGATTGTCATGCTGCAATCAAGTGTATATCGAAGGTTGTCCAGCGAGAGATTGTGATAAGAGATATTAATCGGTTTCATCACTTTCGTGGCGGAGTTTGCTCCTGTGGTGATTATtggtga
- the LOC127809547 gene encoding uncharacterized protein LOC127809547 — MTMIPARNLSKQHCLAGYGGSEFLGNFMSRLEGYETCLGFDLAVVPMAEEESRTESVNEAASSSKDERDEGWLQLGIGGGGGRGCGANHDNHLGRVDPTKSRSAGLVELDLLSGGASQQERPLPPLFHVPEFRAPRPVSTSYSSPNLFLQLPPGNSPMFPHHQDINWAFRPIPRNVTVASSSSSSSSSSSSTVMPPGSYFGRPFQRMGVDVAAGPSLDFRILDPPRRPHSGIWFMLQASQNQAKEPFLPQIPKSYLRIKDGRMTVRLLMKYLVNKLRLDNESEIEITCRGQKLLPFLTLQHVRDNIWSPRDAAVTLLSDSAGTDHLMVLHYARSA, encoded by the exons ATGACCATGATTCCCGCTCGAAACCTCTCCAAACAGCATTGTTTGGCCGGTTATGGTGGCTCGGAGTTTTTGGGTAATTTTATGAGTCGATTAGAAGGGTATGAAACTTGCTTAGGATTCGATCTAGCCGTTGTTCCCATGGCCGAAGAAGAGTCTAGAACTGAGAGTGTCAATGAAGCCGCCTCCAGCTCCAAGGATGAGAGAGACGAAGGGTGGCTCCAATTAGGTATTGGCGGCGGCGGTGGCCGCGGTTGTGGCGCCAACCACGACAACCACCTCGGCCGTGTCGATCCGACAAAGTCAAGATCAGCCGGATTGGTGGAGCTTGATCTACTCTCCGGAGGCGCTTCACAACAAGAAAGGCCATTGCCGCCACTCTTTCATGTGCCGGAGTTCAGAGCTCCAAGGCCGGTTTCTACTAGTTATAGTTCTCCTAATTTGTTCTTGCAGTTACCCCCTGGAAATAGCCCCATGTTTCCTCATCATCAAGACATAAACTGGGCGTTTAGGCCTATTCCGAGAAACGTAACTGTAGCTTCCTCCTCGTCCTCTTCGTCGTCTTCGTCATCCTCGACTGTAATGCCGCCGGGATCATATTTCGGTCGACCGTTTCAACGGATGGGAGTAGATGTAGCAGCCGGGCCAAGTTTAGATTTCAGAATCCTTGATCCTCCTCGGAGACCCCATTCGGGGATTTGGTTTATGCTCCAAGCATCACAAAATca GGCAAAAGAACCCTTTTTGCCTCAGATTCCGAAGAGCTACCTGAGAATTAA GGACGGAAGGATGACAGTGCGATTGCTGATGAAGTATCTGGTGAATAAGCTGAGGTTGGACAATGAATCAGAG ATAGAGATAACATGTAGAGGGCAAAAGCTGCTGCCTTTCTTGACATTGCAGCACGTGCGAGATAACATATGGAGTCCCAGAGACGCCGCGGTGACTTTGCTTTCAGACTCCGCGGGTACAGACCACCTCATGGTTCTACACTATGCCAGGAGTGCTTAA